A stretch of Paenibacillus mucilaginosus 3016 DNA encodes these proteins:
- a CDS encoding carbohydrate ABC transporter permease: MNLAAKLSGWVPWRRRSKLGRWSPTERVAFVLLVLISIFMMLPIVYIFNHAFKPYQELFVYPPNILVRDPSIQSFIELLASTKTTAVPVTRYMFNSFVVTGLSVTLITLFSAMCAYAISKHQFPGHKVVFGTILLTLVFVPETVAIPKYLVVSQLGIFNTYWGHVLPLVAVPTGVFLMKQFIDQVPGELLDSAKMDGAKEWTLFVRIIIPVVLPAIATIGIIAFQSAWQNTETSISYMQDEEMRTFPFYVETLTSGMANSVARQGALAAATLLLFLPNLIIFLAFQSKVIATMAHSGIK; this comes from the coding sequence ATGAATCTCGCGGCCAAACTGAGCGGATGGGTGCCCTGGCGGAGGCGTTCGAAGCTCGGGCGCTGGAGTCCGACCGAGCGGGTGGCCTTCGTGCTGCTCGTGCTCATCAGCATCTTCATGATGCTGCCGATCGTGTACATTTTCAACCACGCGTTCAAGCCCTACCAGGAGCTGTTCGTGTACCCGCCGAACATTCTCGTCCGAGATCCCTCGATCCAGAGCTTCATCGAGCTTCTGGCTTCGACGAAGACGACGGCCGTGCCGGTGACCCGGTATATGTTCAACAGCTTCGTCGTAACCGGGCTGTCCGTCACGCTCATTACGCTGTTCAGCGCGATGTGCGCCTACGCGATCTCCAAGCACCAGTTTCCGGGACATAAGGTGGTCTTCGGGACCATTTTGCTGACCCTGGTCTTTGTCCCCGAGACCGTGGCCATTCCGAAGTATCTGGTGGTGAGCCAGCTCGGCATTTTCAATACGTATTGGGGGCATGTGCTGCCGCTGGTGGCCGTTCCCACGGGGGTATTCCTGATGAAGCAGTTCATCGATCAGGTGCCCGGCGAGCTGCTCGATTCCGCGAAGATGGACGGGGCGAAGGAGTGGACCCTTTTCGTGCGCATCATTATTCCGGTCGTGCTGCCGGCGATCGCCACGATCGGCATTATCGCCTTCCAGAGCGCATGGCAGAATACGGAGACGTCGATCTCCTACATGCAGGATGAAGAGATGCGGACCTTCCCCTTCTACGTCGAAACGCTGACGAGCGGCATGGCTAACAGCGTGGCCCGGCAGGGCGCGCTGGCTGCAGCGACGCTGCTGCTGTTCCTGCCCAACCTCATTATCTTCCTTGCCTTTCAGAGCAAGGTGATCGCCACCATGGCGCATTCGGGGATCAAATGA
- a CDS encoding carbohydrate ABC transporter permease produces MSKSEMIVQAPGISLGQRRKGRLAELLKTLWSYRVSYLFIAPFMICFILFILLPVIAAVVLSFTHYNSIEPPRFVGWDNFRYMLTQDLILMKHALPNTLTFALIVGPGGYVCAFLLAWLISILPAVFRKWFTLAMYTPSLASLVAMSIIWTPLFSSDRIGYLNHFLLNLNLISEPVPWVTSKDHLMTSMVVVTLWKSMGIGFLGMLAGLLNVNPEMYEAGKLDGIRSRLEEIWYITIPATKPQMLFGAVMAVVGAVQISEIGTVLSGMNPTPEYAAHMITTHTDDYAFTRFELGYATALTVCLLTIVYLAQKLCWKLFGTKEDE; encoded by the coding sequence ATGTCCAAAAGTGAGATGATCGTGCAGGCGCCTGGCATCAGCCTGGGGCAGCGGCGCAAAGGCAGGCTGGCGGAGCTGCTTAAGACCCTCTGGTCGTACCGCGTATCCTATTTGTTCATCGCCCCGTTCATGATCTGCTTTATCTTGTTTATTCTGCTGCCGGTCATTGCCGCCGTAGTGCTGAGCTTCACCCACTACAATTCGATCGAGCCTCCGCGCTTCGTCGGCTGGGATAACTTCCGCTACATGCTGACGCAGGATCTCATCCTGATGAAGCATGCGCTGCCGAATACCCTGACCTTTGCGCTCATCGTCGGTCCGGGCGGCTATGTGTGCGCGTTCCTGCTCGCCTGGCTGATCTCGATTCTGCCCGCCGTCTTCCGCAAGTGGTTCACGCTGGCGATGTATACGCCGTCGCTGGCGAGCCTTGTGGCGATGAGCATCATCTGGACGCCGCTGTTCTCCAGCGACCGGATCGGGTATCTGAACCATTTTCTGCTGAACCTGAATCTCATCAGCGAGCCCGTACCGTGGGTCACGAGTAAAGATCATCTCATGACGTCCATGGTCGTGGTTACCTTATGGAAAAGCATGGGCATCGGCTTCCTCGGCATGCTGGCCGGCCTGCTGAACGTCAATCCGGAGATGTATGAGGCCGGCAAGCTGGACGGCATCCGCAGCCGGCTGGAGGAGATCTGGTACATTACGATCCCGGCGACGAAGCCGCAGATGCTGTTCGGGGCGGTCATGGCGGTCGTGGGTGCGGTCCAGATCAGCGAGATCGGTACAGTGCTCTCCGGCATGAATCCGACGCCTGAATATGCGGCGCACATGATCACCACACATACCGACGATTATGCATTCACCCGCTTCGAGCTCGGCTATGCCACGGCGCTGACGGTGTGCCTGCTGACGATCGTCTACCTGGCGCAGAAGCTGTGCTGGAAGCTCTTCGGTACGAAGGAGGACGAATAA
- a CDS encoding extracellular solute-binding protein has product MIKSKGGGMELKALSRIRTRLAALLAVVLTLVPVLYGTADPAGAADNAAKPADGQTAGQTSGQAAGDAEGGAGLTGRSDPYYSEVLERWKKEGASADHKAQIRIPGSRIAGHAEGAKVQTGAYQGKDNVLIWNAGRSEWIEYEVDVEQGGLYTLTMSYHPFVDSKNRKPIALNITVDGKNPFLESKSIELYRHWKDKLPVRTDDRGDEIRPVAEDISGWQTWELRDKAGAYADALQWYLPEGRHKIRLNGSDPMALESILLQPPAKTEAYAAVRQSQPAAGAVTAEPVTIEAERVQWKSDSSLSLAYDNDIANTPYVQGRITYNTINGERWNAGNQEISWSFEAPETGYYHIAMRAQQGFVSNRSSFRTVLVNGKVPFSELKAYRFLYASGWRGLTLADEENRPYEFYLEKGTNTISMRVTYAPLKPLAVELEEVIVELRKLFADVSALTGGVDDKNRTWDMERDLPGFVEGLQATGDRIDAIREKLTELNGRPDSVSQGLVTARKDIDAMLADADEIPYDPGRLVEIQGKVADQIEALGSQPLQLDRLFVVPAGQPLPKMEASAGEKFWGGVANFFDSFKAKGKWSEDNEEALDVWMFRGRDYVNLLQGLVDEQFTPQTGIKVKVNLLKDEKQLVLMNAAGIAPDVALGMPQDIPFDYAIRGGIYNLKQFPDFENFFGRFAPGSWTPFYYDGGYYGVPETQSFQMMYYRKDILDRLGLKVPDTWEELYRILPVLQQNGMNFTPVEHNAFMQMHGAEYYTPDGTKTGLGSDKSYEAFKMWTDLQNKYAVDQRMDSFYMHFREGSYPIGIADINTYIQLTVAAPELNGLWGLAPVPGVRQADGQVARWLGGSMQSSVIMKNAKRPAEGWEFIKWWTSAAVQERFGTDLETLNGVTFRWNTSNIEAFTKLPWRDDDLTAIMEQWKWFREIPNVPGSYFMERELRNAWTRTVIGGMNYRTSLETAVKEVDREIRRKVQEFGFISPDGTVIRRMNLPSITKPWEGVEPYVQK; this is encoded by the coding sequence TTGATTAAGAGCAAAGGCGGAGGGATGGAGTTGAAAGCGTTAAGTCGAATACGGACGCGGCTGGCAGCCCTGCTTGCCGTCGTCCTCACGCTTGTCCCTGTCCTGTACGGCACGGCTGATCCTGCAGGGGCGGCGGACAACGCCGCCAAACCGGCAGACGGGCAGACCGCAGGGCAGACCTCGGGGCAGGCGGCGGGCGATGCGGAAGGCGGAGCGGGCCTTACCGGCCGAAGCGATCCGTATTATTCGGAAGTGCTGGAGCGGTGGAAGAAGGAGGGGGCGTCCGCCGATCACAAGGCGCAGATTCGGATCCCCGGCTCCCGGATCGCCGGGCATGCCGAGGGAGCGAAGGTGCAGACGGGCGCTTACCAGGGCAAAGACAATGTCCTGATCTGGAATGCGGGTCGCAGCGAGTGGATCGAGTACGAGGTGGACGTGGAGCAGGGAGGCCTGTATACCCTCACGATGTCCTACCACCCTTTCGTCGATTCGAAGAACCGCAAGCCGATCGCGCTGAATATCACGGTCGACGGGAAGAATCCGTTCCTCGAGTCGAAGTCGATTGAGCTCTACCGGCATTGGAAGGATAAGCTTCCGGTGCGGACGGACGACCGGGGAGACGAGATCCGCCCGGTGGCCGAGGACATCTCCGGGTGGCAGACCTGGGAACTGCGCGACAAGGCGGGCGCTTATGCGGACGCCCTGCAGTGGTACCTTCCGGAGGGGCGGCATAAGATCCGGCTGAACGGAAGCGATCCCATGGCCCTCGAGTCGATCCTGCTGCAGCCGCCGGCCAAGACGGAGGCCTATGCAGCGGTCAGGCAGAGCCAGCCGGCTGCCGGCGCAGTAACGGCAGAGCCGGTGACCATTGAGGCCGAGCGGGTGCAGTGGAAGAGCGATTCCTCCCTGTCGCTGGCCTATGACAATGATATCGCCAATACCCCTTATGTCCAGGGCAGAATCACCTATAATACGATCAACGGGGAACGGTGGAACGCCGGGAACCAGGAGATCTCCTGGAGCTTCGAAGCGCCGGAGACCGGCTATTATCACATTGCTATGCGGGCCCAGCAGGGCTTCGTATCGAACCGCTCCTCGTTCCGCACAGTGCTCGTCAACGGGAAGGTGCCGTTCTCCGAGCTGAAGGCGTACCGCTTCCTGTATGCGTCCGGCTGGCGCGGGCTGACGCTCGCGGACGAGGAGAACCGGCCGTATGAGTTTTATCTCGAGAAGGGAACCAACACGATCTCCATGCGGGTCACGTATGCTCCGCTGAAGCCGCTCGCTGTCGAGCTGGAAGAAGTGATCGTAGAGCTCCGTAAGCTCTTCGCAGACGTATCGGCGCTGACCGGGGGCGTGGACGACAAGAACCGGACCTGGGACATGGAGCGCGATCTACCGGGCTTCGTCGAAGGACTGCAGGCTACCGGGGACCGGATCGACGCGATTCGGGAGAAGCTGACCGAGCTCAACGGCCGGCCGGACTCCGTCTCGCAGGGGCTGGTTACCGCGCGCAAAGATATCGACGCCATGCTCGCGGATGCGGACGAGATCCCTTATGATCCGGGCCGCCTCGTCGAGATCCAGGGCAAGGTCGCCGATCAGATCGAGGCGCTGGGCTCCCAGCCGCTGCAGCTTGACCGCCTGTTCGTAGTCCCCGCCGGGCAGCCGCTTCCGAAGATGGAAGCGTCGGCCGGAGAGAAGTTCTGGGGCGGGGTGGCCAACTTCTTCGACTCATTCAAAGCCAAGGGCAAGTGGAGTGAAGACAATGAAGAGGCGCTCGACGTCTGGATGTTCCGCGGACGGGATTACGTGAACCTGCTTCAGGGTCTGGTGGATGAGCAGTTCACGCCGCAGACCGGCATCAAGGTCAAGGTCAATCTGCTCAAGGACGAGAAGCAGCTCGTGCTCATGAACGCAGCGGGCATAGCGCCTGACGTCGCTCTCGGCATGCCTCAGGACATTCCGTTCGACTACGCGATCCGGGGCGGCATCTATAACCTGAAGCAGTTCCCGGACTTCGAGAATTTCTTCGGGCGGTTCGCACCCGGCTCCTGGACTCCGTTCTACTATGACGGGGGCTATTACGGCGTGCCCGAGACCCAGTCGTTCCAGATGATGTACTACCGCAAAGATATTCTCGACCGGCTCGGCCTGAAGGTGCCGGATACCTGGGAGGAGCTGTACCGCATCCTGCCGGTGCTGCAGCAGAACGGGATGAATTTTACACCGGTGGAGCACAATGCGTTCATGCAGATGCACGGCGCCGAGTATTATACGCCGGATGGCACGAAGACCGGGCTCGGCTCGGACAAGAGCTACGAAGCGTTCAAAATGTGGACCGACCTGCAGAACAAGTATGCCGTGGACCAGCGGATGGACAGCTTCTACATGCATTTCCGCGAAGGTTCGTACCCGATCGGCATTGCGGACATCAATACGTATATCCAGCTGACGGTAGCCGCTCCGGAGCTGAACGGACTGTGGGGGCTCGCTCCCGTACCGGGCGTCCGGCAGGCTGACGGGCAGGTGGCCCGCTGGCTCGGAGGCAGTATGCAGTCTTCGGTCATCATGAAGAATGCAAAACGGCCGGCCGAAGGCTGGGAATTCATCAAGTGGTGGACCTCCGCCGCCGTGCAGGAGCGGTTCGGCACGGATCTCGAGACGCTCAACGGCGTCACCTTCCGGTGGAACACGTCGAATATCGAAGCGTTCACGAAGCTGCCGTGGCGAGATGACGATCTGACGGCGATCATGGAGCAGTGGAAGTGGTTCCGCGAGATCCCGAACGTACCCGGCAGCTACTTCATGGAGCGGGAGCTGCGCAACGCTTGGACACGGACCGTCATCGGAGGCATGAACTACCGGACTTCGCTCGAGACGGCCGTGAAGGAAGTGGACCGCGAAATCCGGCGGAAGGTCCAGGAGTTCGGCTTCATCAGCCCGGATGGAACCGTGATCCGCCGAATGAATCTGCCGTCCATTACGAAGCCTTGGGAAGGAGTGGAGCCGTATGTCCAAAAGTGA
- a CDS encoding ABC transporter ATP-binding protein: MGRILLKQIEKRFGKERGYAVRDFNLEIKDGEFLVMVGPSGCGKSTTLRMIAGLEDITSGELYIGDRLVNHLPPKDRDIAMVFQNYALYPNMSVFENIAFGLRLRKTPKHEIEQSVKRTSRTLEIEPFLERKPRQLSGGQRQRVALGRAIVRNPEVFLMDEPLSNLDAKLRVQMRTEIITLHKQLGVTMVYVTHDQVEAMTMGHRIVVMKDGLIQQVDTPQRIYNHPANMFVAGFIGSPPINFLEGKLLEAPDGGLEFHTRQYYLRVPPEASQRLKEKKKVNRTVYLGIRSEHIGVAAKENDTQPQDTMTGIHKFGELMGADRFVYADIGASKLLVARTPSDQDFADDERVTLIPNMQKAIFFDGETEENILD, from the coding sequence GTGGGAAGAATCCTGTTAAAGCAAATTGAAAAGCGCTTCGGCAAGGAACGGGGCTATGCGGTAAGAGATTTTAACCTGGAAATCAAGGACGGCGAGTTTCTCGTCATGGTCGGCCCGTCCGGCTGCGGCAAATCGACCACCCTGCGGATGATCGCGGGTCTCGAGGACATCACCTCGGGCGAGCTGTACATCGGCGACCGGCTGGTGAACCACCTGCCCCCGAAGGACCGCGATATCGCCATGGTGTTCCAGAACTATGCGCTCTATCCGAATATGAGCGTCTTCGAGAACATCGCCTTCGGCCTGCGGCTGCGCAAAACGCCCAAGCATGAGATTGAGCAGTCGGTCAAACGGACCTCGCGGACGCTGGAGATCGAACCGTTCCTCGAGCGCAAGCCGAGACAGCTGTCCGGCGGGCAGCGGCAGCGTGTCGCGCTGGGCCGGGCGATCGTACGCAATCCCGAGGTGTTCCTGATGGATGAGCCGCTCTCGAACCTGGATGCGAAGCTCCGGGTGCAGATGCGCACGGAGATCATCACCCTGCACAAGCAGCTTGGCGTGACCATGGTATACGTAACGCATGACCAGGTGGAAGCGATGACGATGGGTCACCGCATTGTGGTCATGAAGGACGGCCTGATCCAGCAGGTCGACACCCCCCAGCGGATCTACAACCATCCGGCCAACATGTTCGTCGCGGGCTTCATCGGCTCGCCTCCGATCAATTTCCTGGAGGGCAAGCTGCTGGAAGCGCCGGACGGCGGGCTGGAATTCCATACGAGGCAGTACTATCTTCGCGTCCCTCCCGAAGCCTCGCAGCGGCTCAAGGAGAAAAAGAAAGTGAACCGCACCGTGTATCTGGGCATCCGAAGCGAGCATATCGGGGTCGCTGCGAAGGAAAACGATACGCAGCCGCAGGATACCATGACGGGTATCCACAAATTCGGCGAGCTGATGGGGGCCGACCGCTTCGTGTATGCCGATATCGGCGCCTCGAAGCTTCTGGTGGCCCGCACCCCGTCCGACCAGGATTTCGCAGATGACGAGAGGGTTACGCTGATCCCCAATATGCAGAAGGCGATCTTCTTCGATGGGGAGACCGAAGAGAATATCCTTGATTAA
- a CDS encoding dienelactone hydrolase family protein gives MWNPDHYLEEAYQAAREQDAGRQRPWNERRSGVRAALVEALGPVPAAGAPLEPEVIGRWELEAGRLERVVYTTHAGLRMPAFVLVPAGLKGRAPAVIAWHGHGIGSRELVGLRADDTPAEARPDGRRPAALQLAERGLIVIAPEIVGFGDRRLAADLPKDPHTTSSCFALASRLLMCGQTLAGLRVYEAMRALDYTAGREDVDPQRIGCMGFSGGGLVAAFAAALDPRLQAALLCGFTNTFAGSLWKRTHCIDNYLPGILKAAELPELIGLIAPRSLFVESGEGDGLFPAASFREAASVLETIYREEGARERFGSDLFPGKHEVSGRLSFDWLAQSLKRNAPIE, from the coding sequence ATGTGGAATCCGGATCATTATTTGGAGGAGGCTTACCAAGCGGCCCGTGAACAGGATGCGGGGAGGCAGCGCCCGTGGAACGAGCGCCGGAGCGGTGTGCGTGCGGCCCTGGTCGAGGCGCTGGGACCTGTGCCGGCGGCCGGTGCTCCGCTGGAGCCGGAGGTCATCGGGCGGTGGGAGCTCGAGGCCGGCAGGCTGGAACGCGTCGTCTATACGACGCACGCCGGATTGCGGATGCCGGCCTTTGTCCTTGTGCCGGCAGGGCTGAAGGGCAGGGCACCGGCCGTTATTGCCTGGCACGGCCATGGCATCGGCAGCCGGGAGCTCGTCGGCCTGCGCGCCGATGATACGCCGGCGGAAGCGCGTCCGGACGGACGGCGTCCCGCAGCCCTGCAGCTGGCAGAGCGGGGGCTCATCGTCATCGCCCCCGAGATTGTCGGCTTCGGCGACCGCAGGCTGGCCGCCGACCTGCCGAAGGACCCGCACACGACCAGCTCCTGCTTCGCGCTGGCCTCCCGGCTGCTGATGTGCGGGCAGACGCTGGCCGGCCTGCGCGTATATGAAGCCATGCGGGCGCTCGACTATACCGCCGGGCGGGAGGACGTCGATCCGCAGCGGATCGGCTGCATGGGCTTCTCGGGCGGCGGCCTTGTCGCCGCTTTTGCCGCTGCACTGGATCCACGCCTGCAGGCGGCCCTGCTGTGCGGCTTCACGAATACATTTGCAGGAAGTTTGTGGAAGAGGACCCACTGTATTGACAATTATTTGCCCGGCATCCTGAAGGCGGCGGAGCTGCCCGAGCTCATCGGACTCATCGCCCCGCGGTCCCTGTTCGTGGAGTCCGGTGAGGGAGACGGGCTTTTTCCTGCGGCGTCCTTCCGGGAGGCTGCATCCGTACTCGAGACCATCTACCGGGAAGAAGGGGCCCGGGAGCGCTTCGGCTCCGATCTCTTCCCCGGAAAGCATGAGGTATCGGGCCGCCTGTCGTTCGACTGGCTGGCGCAAAGTCTAAAGCGCAATGCCCCTATAGAGTAA
- a CDS encoding AraC family transcriptional regulator, whose protein sequence is MQTLPGVMIMTGRIGHLSGDMFFEEDLEIFVNRELESFTLSQHTHDFIEICYVGEGCGYHYIEDRVLPVKQGDLFLIPLGTSHVFRPSSPTQDKMLVIYNCIFRSSLLDRWKGLLQEHSRTYHAVYDPAGLSEPWLHIQDKYDTFQTLIGSMHSEYLKRSTGFETVLTALLVQMLVMLQRFEQQSEAEPVPSRMLEEVVHFIKSNYTQNITVQHVADYFFLSASHFQRLFKKSTGFSFTQYLQNVRIQKCCELLKTTDIPIYQIANQVGYQDMKFFHALFRKKTGVTPRQYRQNFQEIEENAISL, encoded by the coding sequence ATGCAAACTTTACCTGGGGTGATGATCATGACCGGGAGAATCGGACATTTAAGCGGAGACATGTTTTTCGAGGAAGATCTGGAGATCTTCGTCAACCGGGAGCTGGAGTCCTTTACGCTCTCCCAGCACACCCACGATTTTATCGAAATTTGCTATGTCGGTGAAGGCTGCGGCTACCACTACATCGAGGACCGGGTCCTTCCCGTGAAGCAGGGGGACTTGTTCCTCATTCCGCTGGGCACTTCGCATGTGTTCCGGCCGTCCTCACCAACTCAGGACAAGATGCTCGTCATCTATAACTGCATCTTCCGCAGCAGTTTGCTGGACCGCTGGAAGGGTCTTCTGCAGGAGCATTCCCGCACCTACCATGCCGTCTATGATCCGGCAGGACTCTCCGAGCCCTGGCTGCACATTCAGGACAAGTATGACACCTTCCAGACACTCATCGGCTCCATGCACAGCGAATACTTGAAGCGCAGCACCGGCTTTGAGACCGTGCTGACGGCCCTGCTGGTCCAGATGCTGGTCATGCTGCAGCGCTTCGAGCAGCAGAGCGAGGCGGAGCCCGTTCCGTCGCGGATGCTGGAGGAGGTCGTCCATTTCATCAAATCGAACTACACGCAGAACATCACCGTTCAGCATGTCGCCGATTACTTCTTCCTCAGTGCCAGCCACTTTCAGCGTCTGTTCAAAAAATCGACGGGCTTTTCATTCACGCAGTATCTTCAGAATGTGCGGATTCAGAAGTGCTGCGAGCTGCTCAAGACCACCGATATTCCGATCTACCAGATCGCGAACCAGGTCGGCTACCAGGATATGAAATTTTTCCATGCGCTCTTCCGCAAGAAGACAGGGGTCACCCCGCGGCAGTACCGGCAGAACTTCCAGGAAATCGAAGAGAACGCCATATCCTTGTAA
- a CDS encoding sialidase family protein, translated as MTRFNGIVTQHEADPRIREAFLPVLHPNDSHAANLLSLDNGDLLCTWFTGSGEGNPDTNVVLSRLPAGSDRWTTPEQLSSDPERSEQNPVLFQAPDGRLWLLHTSNEPHNQKTSRIVTRLSEDRGLTWGPAEVITDRPGIFLRHPPVVTGSGDWVLPAYYCRLDGHYSVVLRSTDQGRTWTETEVPGSIHRVQMNIVPRSDGSLLAMFRSRQADRIYMSESVDAGRTWSPPVKSPLANNNSSTQAARLTDGRIALIYNDSTMERDQFRWVQRKGETRKKPLRTPLTLSISEDEGRTWPLTRNVQMADLEYKESEVGYSYPSIIAPGDGRLHIAFSYLRKGIKYVCVPEDWLVEN; from the coding sequence ATGACCCGATTTAACGGAATTGTTACGCAACATGAAGCCGATCCGCGGATCCGGGAAGCGTTCCTGCCCGTGCTGCATCCGAACGACAGCCATGCGGCCAATCTGCTCTCTTTGGATAACGGGGATTTGCTCTGCACCTGGTTCACGGGCAGCGGAGAGGGCAACCCGGATACGAATGTCGTCCTCTCGAGGCTTCCGGCCGGCTCGGACCGGTGGACCACACCCGAGCAGCTGTCCTCGGACCCCGAACGCTCCGAGCAGAACCCGGTGCTCTTCCAGGCGCCGGACGGCCGGCTGTGGCTGCTGCATACCTCGAACGAACCCCACAACCAGAAGACTTCGCGCATTGTCACCCGCCTCTCGGAGGACCGCGGGCTGACCTGGGGCCCGGCTGAAGTCATCACGGACCGGCCCGGGATCTTCCTGCGCCACCCGCCGGTAGTGACCGGCAGCGGGGACTGGGTGCTTCCGGCTTATTACTGCCGGCTGGACGGCCATTACAGCGTGGTGCTCCGCAGCACCGATCAAGGCCGGACCTGGACGGAGACGGAAGTGCCGGGCAGCATCCACCGCGTGCAGATGAACATCGTTCCCCGCAGCGACGGTTCGCTCCTGGCCATGTTCCGCAGCCGGCAGGCCGACCGGATCTACATGAGCGAATCGGTTGATGCCGGACGCACTTGGAGTCCGCCGGTCAAGAGCCCGCTCGCGAATAACAATTCTTCCACGCAGGCGGCAAGGTTAACAGACGGCCGCATCGCGCTCATCTACAATGACTCGACGATGGAGCGCGATCAGTTCCGCTGGGTGCAGCGGAAGGGGGAGACCCGGAAGAAGCCGCTGCGCACCCCCCTTACGCTCTCCATCTCCGAGGATGAGGGACGTACCTGGCCTCTTACCCGCAATGTGCAGATGGCGGATCTGGAGTATAAGGAGTCGGAGGTCGGCTACTCCTATCCTTCCATCATCGCCCCGGGGGACGGCCGGCTGCATATCGCCTTCTCCTATCTGCGCAAGGGAATCAAATATGTTTGTGTTCCGGAAGATTGGTTGGTTGAAAACTGA